A genomic stretch from Helianthus annuus cultivar XRQ/B chromosome 1, HanXRQr2.0-SUNRISE, whole genome shotgun sequence includes:
- the LOC110864648 gene encoding 28S ribosomal protein S33, mitochondrial has protein sequence MSSSSLRSLLAQAAVRGVAEARAHVFGHVLNPTGQRSAHKILRKKFIGEKVASWYPDDIQKEDPMVVQRKEQERLSKLEMLKRRGKGPPKKGQGKKAQKRNK, from the exons ATGAGCTCCTCAAGCTTAAGAAGCTTGTTAGCGCAAGCAGCGGTTAGAGGAGTAGCAGAAGCAAGGGCACACGTATTTGGTCATGTGCTTAATCCAACTGGTCAAAGATCAGCCCATAAGATTTTACGCAAGAAGTTCATTGGAGAAAAAGTTGCGTCATGGTATCCGGATGACATCCAAAAAGAGGACCCTATGGTTGTGCAACGCAAAGAACAAGA GCGTTTATCAAAACTTGAAATGTTGAAGCGTCGTGGCAAGGGACCGCCAAAGAAGGGACAAGGAAAGAAAGCTCAAAAACGTAATAAATAG